The Oscillatoria acuminata PCC 6304 genomic interval TCAAAACTACCCGAGGCGATCGCCATTCCATCAGGACTCACCGCCACCGATCGCACGTCTTGGGAATGTCCCGTTAAAGTATTTGACAACTTGATATCATTAACCGCAATTGTTTGGGATAACTGTCGGTTGCCGGACGATGAAGCTGGCAATATTTTCCCTTGATCTGCCTTAACTGGGGGAGAATTATCCCGGGAATTAACAGCAGCGACAGCAGTTTCTCCCGCATTCTCTGGAACAGGCGAAACCTCCTGAGTCACCTCCAAGGCGGATTGTTCTGCCACAGCCCCCGCATTCCCTAACCTAGAGAATCCAAACTGATACACATTCACCTGAGTGACGGCAACCACCCCAAACAGGACCACCCCGCCCCCTAGGACCAATTGCATTTTCCACTGTGCCAGCTTATCTAACAGTCGGTGGGGGGGATTCAACACCATAAACCGGCCCCGGGATTTCCCCCTAGAATGCAATATTAAATCCAGTTCCGCTAACCGTTGCAAAATCACCTCGGTAGTTTGGGGGCGTTTTCCTGGTAACCGGGCCATCAATTCATCGATAAAATCGGCTAATTTCGGGGAAATATGCGGGGCCGCCTGTCGCCAGCGCAATTCATCATTGAGGGGGTCATAAAAATCCAGGGGATGTTTCCCGGTGAGTAACTGCACAAATGTCCGTCCCAACCCAAAGAAATCTGACTGGGGAACGGGTTTGCCATTTTCCTGTTCCGGCGGTGCATAGCCTTTAGAAGAAATCACCGTTCCCTGTTGTCCCACGGCCATTTTTGCCAGATAGGTTCCGCTGACTTCCCGGGCGGAACCAAAGTCAATTAAAGTTAATTGTTCAGTCCCGAACGCTTTGATTTGCGTGGGGTCGCGCAGCATAATATTGGCCGGTTTAATATCGCGATGAAAATACTGCTGATTGTGAACTTGATGTAAGATTTCGGTAAGCTGTAATAACCATCCAACTGCCTGTTGTTGGGTGATGGGTTCATGGTTACGAGTGGCTAACCACTCCTCCAAATTCTCCCCCTGAATTTTTTCCATGACTAGGCAATGGACGGGGGTTTTGCTATATCGAGGGCTAAAGGTAAAATAACCTCCCGGTTCCACCGCTGGAATGCCGGGGTGTCTGAGGCGTTGTAAAACTGCTGCTTCTTGTTTAAATAAGGTAATGGCTTTGGGATTTTGTTCCGTGAGGACTTTCAAAACCTTGGGAAACCCGCGATCGTCTACTTCAAAGGTTTGTCCAAACCCGCCGGTTCCCAGGAGTTTCACGATGCGATAGCGTCCTGCCACAACAAGTTCCGAACCGCATTGACGACAAATGCGATTTTTGGCATTTAAGGGGTCTGCGGGTCTGGGACAGGAGGGGTTGATACAGTAGCTCATGGATGGCTACGGGCTTGCAATATCCCGGCGATAATAGGCTGGTCAGGGATGCCTGGACTGTTTAATATTAGACTTAATTTTAAGGTGTTCATATCCTCCATCTGAATTAATTGAGCGGGAATCTTGACAACGGAGGGTAGAGGTGGCGGTTTTGAGCCTGGGTTAACTGAGGTATTGCTACAGTAGCGGGAAGAGTGATCGGGGTTTTGGAGAAAATTTAGGCAATTAGGACCCAATCCAGGGGAGAAAGCCCTTTTCTAATACTGTATGTCCAATCCTCCACGGATGCCATGATGAGGAGTGGCAATTGGGTTAAGTTTTACAGGGGGATGGAGCATTTGACTTGCAAGAATCACAGGTGGAGGGACAGAATGATTCAGAGATCCACGCTTCTGACCCTTCCAATGGGGCAAGATTGTAGAAATGTAAACGGATGATGTCTGAAAAGTCCTGGTTAAAATTGTTACAACAATACCGCGCGATCGCGGTGATTCGTGCTGCGACCTTTGAATTGGGGTATGAAATGGCCCTGGCTGTTGCTAGAGGCGGGATTCACCTGATTGAAATTACTTGGAATAGCGATCGCGCCGAGGAGCTGATTGATATCCTGCGATCGGATTTACCCTACTGTACGATTGGGACGGGTACTCTGTTAAATCAGGGAGATCTCCATCGGGCGATCGCTGCCGGTGCTCAATTTCTGTTTACCCCCCATACTGAACCGGCCCTGATTCAAATCGCTGCGGCGTCTGGAATCCCCATTATTCCTGGGGCACTTTCTCCTACGGAAATCGTCACCGCTTGGCACGCTGGGGCCAATTGCGTTAAAGTCTTTCCCATCTCAGCAGTCGGTGGCCCTCACTATATCCACAGTCTCCACGGCCCCCTCGGTCACATTCCCTTAATTCCCACCGGCGGGGTCAATCTCCAGAATGCCGTCTATTTTCTCAAAGCAGGGGCGATCGCCGTCGGACTCTCCGGGGATTTATTTCCCAAAAAGCTGATCGCTGCACAAGATTGGGATGGCATCTCGGACCAAGCCCGAATCTTGACCTTTTCTATCCAAAACTTTAATAATAATGAGATAACCCCCTCCGGAAATTAACCCATTCGGGATTGTAGCTAACTCCCAAATAACAGTCCAAATCCCCCAACTTCCCCTTTTCTTAACACAAAATGCCGTTTTCAACAAGTCTGTAGGAGATATAAATTGTCATGAAAACAAAAATTAGCTCCATCCGTCTGCATCCCGTTCGTTTATTGGGTGCAATTAGTGCCTTAACCCTCTGTGCTTTCTGTGGGTTTTCTCAACCCCTAGTTGCTCAAGCAGTAGAACATGACCGCATTGCCCGAATGATGCTCGATTTGCAATCCTCCCCGGACCGCTGGATTCAAATTGACCTCACCGAACAAAAATTAATGGCATGGGAAGGTAATAAAGTCGTCTATGCGGTCAGTGTTTCTACAGGGAAAGAAGGACATTTGACTCCTCCAGGTACTTTTGCCGTTCAAACCAAGTATGAAGTCACCCGGATGCAAGGGGACACCTACGATGTTCCTGACGTTCCGTTTACCATGTACTATTACGGCGGTTATGCCATTCATGGTACCTATTGGCATGACAATTTTGGCACGCCCATGAGTCACGGTTGTACCAATGTTGCAGTC includes:
- a CDS encoding serine/threonine-protein kinase encodes the protein MSYCINPSCPRPADPLNAKNRICRQCGSELVVAGRYRIVKLLGTGGFGQTFEVDDRGFPKVLKVLTEQNPKAITLFKQEAAVLQRLRHPGIPAVEPGGYFTFSPRYSKTPVHCLVMEKIQGENLEEWLATRNHEPITQQQAVGWLLQLTEILHQVHNQQYFHRDIKPANIMLRDPTQIKAFGTEQLTLIDFGSAREVSGTYLAKMAVGQQGTVISSKGYAPPEQENGKPVPQSDFFGLGRTFVQLLTGKHPLDFYDPLNDELRWRQAAPHISPKLADFIDELMARLPGKRPQTTEVILQRLAELDLILHSRGKSRGRFMVLNPPHRLLDKLAQWKMQLVLGGGVVLFGVVAVTQVNVYQFGFSRLGNAGAVAEQSALEVTQEVSPVPENAGETAVAAVNSRDNSPPVKADQGKILPASSSGNRQLSQTIAVNDIKLSNTLTGHSQDVRSVAVSPDGMAIASGSFDGTIKIWNLETGTLIRTLTDHSDAGEMVSSVAIAPNGTLLVSSSNGYGGTIKIWNLATGELLYTIAGASFGISSIAISPDSQLLASGSEEGNIQLWNLDSGDFIGTFSGHLGTVFSVVFSPDGQTLASASQDGSIKLWTVANQPTESGLAQTENRQLSGHVGTVFSVAFSPNGQMLASGSADNTIKLWDLSKGQEISSFSGHAGTMFSVAFSPDGNTIAGGTLTGRIKLWNLASGELVETLSGHSRWVESIVFSPDGDRLASGSGDRTIRIWGIR
- a CDS encoding bifunctional 4-hydroxy-2-oxoglutarate aldolase/2-dehydro-3-deoxy-phosphogluconate aldolase; translated protein: MSEKSWLKLLQQYRAIAVIRAATFELGYEMALAVARGGIHLIEITWNSDRAEELIDILRSDLPYCTIGTGTLLNQGDLHRAIAAGAQFLFTPHTEPALIQIAAASGIPIIPGALSPTEIVTAWHAGANCVKVFPISAVGGPHYIHSLHGPLGHIPLIPTGGVNLQNAVYFLKAGAIAVGLSGDLFPKKLIAAQDWDGISDQARILTFSIQNFNNNEITPSGN
- a CDS encoding L,D-transpeptidase translates to MKTKISSIRLHPVRLLGAISALTLCAFCGFSQPLVAQAVEHDRIARMMLDLQSSPDRWIQIDLTEQKLMAWEGNKVVYAVSVSTGKEGHLTPPGTFAVQTKYEVTRMQGDTYDVPDVPFTMYYYGGYAIHGTYWHDNFGTPMSHGCTNVAVNHAEWLFNWAEVGTPIVVHY